One genomic segment of Candidatus Thermodiscus eudorianus includes these proteins:
- a CDS encoding citrate/2-methylcitrate synthase — MLVLSKQPECKVENGYIIAPKGLVNVVPDVTYISGVDPKGEHTIYRGYTIDDIGKNASFYEATWLFHKGELPCEEELKEIKKKIDTYRGQIPEKVLDALKIVPKAHPMYYGSYGVALLGQYNAPEDWKFDDDFLFDHALRLIAQLPVIFAAGWNLAHHGTFLRPDPNMDHAKDVLRMITLREPSDLEARAFESSLVLYMDHGFNASTFTTRVIASTLSDMYSAIAGGIGALKGPLHGGANEKALVMLLEAKKLAEEKGKPLEEYIEEYILEKLAKKEKIMGFGHRVYKIHDPRTDVAAEYIKQLPEGDYWLKVLKKAEEVMWREKKLPANIDFYTAILYYQLQIPIPMFTPVFAMGRIVGWTAHYIEQVKNNKIIRPSEKYVGPVGKKYQPMEVRCKK, encoded by the coding sequence GTGCTTGTATTGTCAAAGCAACCAGAGTGCAAGGTGGAGAACGGTTATATAATAGCGCCTAAGGGCCTGGTTAACGTCGTCCCAGACGTAACGTACATCAGCGGAGTAGACCCCAAGGGAGAGCACACGATCTACAGGGGGTACACTATAGACGACATAGGCAAGAACGCTAGCTTCTACGAGGCCACTTGGCTCTTCCACAAGGGAGAACTGCCCTGCGAGGAAGAGCTAAAGGAGATCAAGAAGAAGATCGACACCTACAGAGGCCAAATACCCGAAAAGGTCCTAGACGCTCTAAAGATAGTGCCCAAGGCCCACCCAATGTACTACGGAAGCTACGGAGTCGCCCTACTGGGCCAGTATAATGCGCCAGAAGACTGGAAGTTCGACGACGACTTCCTCTTCGACCACGCGCTCAGGCTGATAGCACAGCTCCCAGTGATATTCGCCGCTGGGTGGAACCTAGCCCACCACGGAACGTTCCTAAGGCCAGACCCCAACATGGATCATGCAAAGGACGTGCTAAGGATGATCACACTAAGAGAGCCCTCCGACCTAGAGGCCAGGGCCTTCGAATCCTCACTAGTTCTCTACATGGACCACGGCTTCAACGCATCAACCTTCACGACCAGGGTGATAGCCAGCACCCTAAGCGACATGTATAGCGCGATAGCAGGGGGAATTGGCGCCCTGAAAGGCCCACTCCACGGCGGAGCAAACGAGAAAGCACTAGTGATGCTCCTCGAAGCCAAGAAGCTAGCGGAGGAGAAGGGCAAGCCCCTAGAGGAGTACATAGAGGAGTACATCCTAGAGAAGCTCGCCAAGAAGGAGAAGATAATGGGATTCGGCCACAGAGTCTACAAGATACACGATCCCAGGACCGACGTGGCGGCAGAGTACATCAAGCAGCTCCCAGAGGGAGACTACTGGCTGAAGGTGCTGAAGAAGGCAGAGGAGGTAATGTGGAGGGAGAAGAAGCTCCCAGCCAACATAGACTTCTACACAGCCATACTATACTACCAGCTACAGATACCGATACCCATGTTCACGCCAGTATTCGCGATGGGCAGGATAGTCGGATGGACAGCCCACTACATAGAACAAGTCAAGAACAACAAGATAATCAGGCCAAGCGAGAAATACGTCGGCCCTGTAGGGAAGAAGTACCAGCCCATGGAAGTAAGGTGTAAGAAGTAG
- a CDS encoding RNA ligase — translation MSKTESQNDLAGILAEALNISTERASRLLESKSTRVMRYKDIRYIALRRDVADHYEGTVILITRDDYRVVEGYPHIERVLLLSRALPRHFIDYIIVEEKMDGHNVRVVRLDGEILAITRGGYICPYTTNRMRRTYGGKINSLFDDLGENAVIAGEVVGMENPYTRYYYPEAPYWDYFIFDIYDDGGNPLPVDERRMLVDKHGLRNVPLLGRIYKENWQDLMEIVRGLESAGREGVVLKDPEYRVPPLKYTTSYINTRDIQEGMKYPFDEGHTFIFPRVLRQMFKAFEEDWSEERLREEARRLGEAILLPAIESIRKFAVGEPLAEEFILEFSDLTDLEEYISYAASLGVPITVISIDKTDSTIKARMLKHKRTPEYYKRIFKTGISPLD, via the coding sequence TTGTCAAAAACAGAGAGCCAGAACGACCTAGCGGGCATACTAGCCGAGGCGTTGAATATATCCACGGAGAGGGCCAGCAGACTGTTAGAGTCAAAGAGCACGAGGGTAATGAGGTACAAGGACATACGTTACATAGCCTTGAGAAGGGATGTAGCTGACCACTACGAAGGGACAGTAATACTAATCACGAGGGACGACTACCGGGTAGTAGAAGGCTATCCCCATATAGAGAGGGTACTCCTCCTCTCAAGAGCCCTACCACGCCACTTTATAGACTATATTATAGTCGAGGAGAAGATGGACGGGCACAACGTGAGGGTTGTACGCCTAGATGGCGAGATCCTAGCGATAACCAGGGGAGGCTACATATGTCCCTACACGACTAACAGGATGCGTAGAACCTACGGAGGGAAGATCAACAGCCTGTTCGATGATCTGGGAGAAAACGCGGTCATCGCCGGCGAGGTTGTCGGAATGGAGAACCCCTATACACGCTACTACTACCCCGAGGCGCCCTACTGGGACTACTTCATATTCGATATATACGATGACGGCGGTAACCCGTTGCCTGTAGACGAGAGGAGGATGCTAGTAGACAAGCACGGGCTAAGGAATGTTCCCCTACTCGGGAGAATATACAAGGAGAACTGGCAAGACTTAATGGAGATAGTCAGAGGCTTAGAATCCGCTGGTAGGGAGGGGGTTGTGCTCAAAGACCCTGAATACAGGGTGCCTCCCCTGAAGTATACAACGAGTTACATAAACACGAGAGATATACAGGAGGGCATGAAGTACCCATTCGACGAGGGCCACACCTTCATCTTCCCAAGGGTCCTACGGCAGATGTTCAAGGCCTTCGAAGAGGATTGGAGCGAGGAGCGATTAAGGGAGGAAGCGAGGAGGCTAGGCGAAGCAATATTACTACCCGCTATCGAGAGCATAAGGAAGTTCGCTGTAGGCGAGCCTCTGGCCGAGGAGTTTATACTAGAGTTTAGCGACCTAACAGACCTAGAGGAATATATATCCTATGCGGCTAGCCTAGGCGTTCCAATAACGGTGATCTCAATAGACAAGACAGACTCCACTATAAAGGCTAGGATGCTCAAGCACAAGAGGACCCCTGAGTATTATAAGAGGATCTTTAAGACGGGCATATCACCCCTCGACTAG
- a CDS encoding triphosphoribosyl-dephospho-CoA synthase, translating to MHCGGYSILWGLVLEPLAHPKPGGVTRCKSHPDKDVYDFVMGVYPALKACMAACSGECRGFIGRGLNSYIKSVTRVSKTNIQLGSVLLLLPLCRALHDSSTPGDLFSNASKLVVACDSFESGKAYYDALSLLGASHLGRYEGAVPSVGSGEYPPGLVPALEASRWDHVHNELLSGYPLTAEAYKIMLDRIDDGIEEAILAAILELLASHGDTLIARKWGMSAYLKALREARYAKELSLRHGVRASLEYLDNLWRRRGWNPGAVLDIVGVASGIVYSVLIGELVEG from the coding sequence GTGCACTGCGGGGGCTACTCGATACTCTGGGGGCTCGTACTCGAACCCCTCGCACATCCCAAGCCCGGAGGCGTAACTAGGTGCAAGAGCCACCCTGATAAGGATGTCTATGACTTCGTGATGGGCGTCTATCCGGCGCTGAAAGCCTGTATGGCCGCTTGTAGCGGCGAGTGCAGGGGGTTCATTGGCAGGGGTTTAAACTCCTACATAAAGTCGGTGACGAGGGTCTCCAAGACGAATATACAGTTGGGCAGTGTGCTCCTGCTCCTCCCCCTGTGTAGGGCTCTCCATGACTCCTCTACCCCTGGGGATCTCTTTAGTAATGCTTCGAAGCTTGTAGTCGCTTGCGACAGCTTTGAGTCCGGCAAGGCCTATTACGATGCGTTATCACTCTTGGGAGCGAGCCACCTTGGACGGTACGAGGGCGCGGTTCCAAGCGTTGGTTCCGGCGAGTATCCCCCGGGCCTAGTCCCGGCTCTTGAGGCCTCCAGGTGGGATCACGTCCATAACGAGCTGCTATCGGGTTACCCGTTGACGGCAGAGGCCTATAAGATCATGCTGGATCGAATTGACGACGGTATAGAGGAAGCTATACTAGCCGCTATCCTAGAACTATTGGCTAGCCACGGCGATACACTGATCGCTAGGAAGTGGGGGATGAGCGCCTACCTAAAGGCTCTCCGAGAGGCGAGATACGCTAAGGAGCTATCCCTTAGGCATGGCGTCAGAGCCTCGCTAGAATACCTGGATAACCTGTGGAGGAGAAGGGGGTGGAACCCCGGAGCCGTACTTGATATAGTTGGCGTCGCCAGCGGCATAGTCTACTCGGTCTTAATAGGCGAGCTAGTCGAGGGGTGA
- a CDS encoding M28 family peptidase, producing the protein MIANSLELAAKVARSLQGYVSERRVFDVLKRITLYNRIQASPGLVEAVGDIERFIIDEAPDIVEVRSFKYTGKAGPEWLSLPAHWEAHDGWIEAAGKRYTLNQHPTLVAAHSPGSDGIIEGKVAELEDPLNPDSYKSRSDAILLIKKHHKLAYRLAAEAGIPAVILADPSKDHDSFPYMGLFLSQDEAQKYQTVAVTLPWKLAESLPGKTVRIKVDADLGGPGQLPVLAAWIGDKDSKGPVVLAHICHPKPGANDNASGSAAAVEAFLSLAEAIDEGALEPPGETIRLVLLPEYTGSFLSMEGWLSQLLTHALNLDMIGRRDPYSSEPRLLYPPVTHGVSRIGDIFYDVGLTIGANASIDYYMAGSDHDVALAYGRDAVMYNQWPDRFYHTDSDDADTVSTERLHRTALLAAATLYLASTEYKPTDTSRKNLVNGMIARHVAQGDYDTARLASAIMPLKYNVEAPLQSLIQWEPVDDDREVKPKIPLYAGILVQLESLEARLKLTSEIERLGFKSNTLNILDEVFFSAHGGSTVRRLHTELASAYGINLVSSDRLQNLLASLEDAGLIELTG; encoded by the coding sequence ATGATAGCTAATAGCCTAGAGCTAGCGGCCAAGGTTGCACGTTCACTCCAAGGCTACGTTAGCGAGAGGAGGGTATTCGACGTACTCAAGAGGATAACACTATATAATAGGATACAGGCCTCGCCGGGCCTAGTAGAGGCCGTCGGCGATATAGAGAGGTTCATCATAGACGAAGCCCCAGACATTGTCGAGGTGAGAAGCTTCAAGTACACGGGAAAGGCAGGACCCGAATGGCTCTCCCTACCAGCCCATTGGGAGGCACACGACGGGTGGATAGAGGCGGCAGGTAAAAGATACACGCTGAACCAGCATCCAACCCTAGTAGCGGCACACAGCCCCGGCAGCGACGGTATAATAGAGGGGAAGGTAGCCGAGCTAGAAGACCCCCTCAACCCGGACTCCTATAAGAGTCGAAGCGACGCGATACTCCTTATCAAGAAACACCACAAACTGGCATACCGCCTAGCGGCGGAGGCAGGGATACCAGCAGTCATACTGGCCGACCCCTCCAAGGACCACGACAGCTTCCCCTACATGGGGCTATTCCTCTCCCAAGACGAGGCCCAGAAGTACCAGACAGTCGCCGTGACACTGCCTTGGAAGCTGGCAGAGTCCCTCCCCGGCAAGACAGTACGGATAAAGGTCGACGCTGATCTCGGAGGCCCAGGCCAGTTACCAGTGTTGGCTGCGTGGATCGGAGATAAGGATTCCAAAGGACCAGTCGTGCTAGCTCATATTTGCCATCCAAAGCCCGGCGCCAACGACAATGCCAGCGGCTCCGCAGCGGCTGTCGAAGCGTTCCTATCATTGGCCGAGGCTATAGACGAGGGCGCTCTAGAGCCTCCAGGCGAGACTATAAGGCTAGTCCTATTACCCGAGTACACGGGCTCCTTCCTAAGCATGGAGGGCTGGCTCTCCCAGCTACTCACGCATGCGTTGAACCTAGACATGATTGGCAGGAGGGACCCCTATTCGAGTGAACCCAGACTCCTGTATCCGCCCGTGACACATGGAGTCTCCCGCATAGGAGACATATTCTATGATGTCGGCCTCACCATAGGCGCCAACGCGAGCATAGACTACTACATGGCCGGGAGCGACCATGACGTGGCACTGGCCTATGGGAGGGACGCGGTAATGTACAACCAATGGCCCGACAGGTTCTACCATACGGACTCTGACGACGCAGACACCGTATCCACTGAGAGACTTCACAGGACGGCTCTCCTAGCGGCAGCCACGCTGTACCTAGCCTCCACCGAGTACAAACCCACCGATACCTCTAGGAAGAACCTAGTAAATGGAATGATAGCTCGACACGTCGCCCAGGGAGACTACGATACTGCTAGGCTGGCCTCAGCCATAATGCCATTAAAATACAACGTTGAGGCTCCACTGCAGAGCCTCATCCAATGGGAGCCCGTTGATGACGACAGAGAGGTCAAGCCTAAGATACCGCTATACGCAGGTATACTGGTCCAGTTGGAGTCACTTGAGGCCAGACTCAAGCTTACAAGCGAGATTGAGAGGCTAGGATTCAAGTCCAACACGTTAAATATACTAGACGAGGTCTTCTTCTCAGCCCACGGCGGGAGCACGGTTAGAAGGCTCCACACAGAGCTGGCAAGCGCTTACGGTATAAACCTGGTAAGCAGTGACAGGCTCCAAAACCTCCTAGCATCGCTAGAAGACGCCGGGCTTATAGAGCTAACCGGATAG
- a CDS encoding CDP-alcohol phosphatidyltransferase family protein, producing MERLRKRVERQTMRVGLLLSKVSSDPDVYTFLGLVLAWTSPVLVYWGHLLAGAIVIPVSGLVDAFDGAVARATRRASKRGEFLDSVLDRFSDTAYFYALLGYGFQAGIVLVGLSLAISISYVRAKGEVLGVEMRGVGLMERGDRILVITLIALLAALGLWSVSRLLLWALVILMAYTVASRSWRVIRALSG from the coding sequence ATGGAGAGGCTCCGGAAGAGGGTTGAGAGACAAACGATGCGCGTAGGACTGCTCTTATCAAAGGTGTCTAGCGACCCCGACGTCTACACGTTTCTAGGACTAGTCCTCGCCTGGACTAGTCCGGTCCTAGTCTACTGGGGACACCTGCTTGCAGGGGCGATAGTGATCCCCGTCTCGGGGCTTGTAGACGCGTTTGACGGCGCCGTTGCGAGAGCTACTAGGCGGGCAAGCAAGAGGGGGGAGTTCCTAGACTCAGTCCTCGACAGATTCTCGGACACCGCCTACTTCTACGCCCTGCTGGGCTACGGCTTCCAGGCAGGGATCGTGCTAGTGGGCCTCTCGCTGGCCATATCGATAAGCTACGTCAGGGCTAAGGGAGAGGTCCTAGGGGTCGAGATGAGGGGGGTCGGCTTAATGGAGAGGGGCGATAGGATCCTGGTCATAACACTCATAGCCCTACTAGCGGCACTAGGCCTATGGAGCGTGTCAAGGCTACTGCTCTGGGCCCTAGTAATCCTAATGGCCTATACTGTCGCTAGCAGGAGCTGGCGCGTAATCAGGGCCCTATCCGGTTAG
- a CDS encoding peroxiredoxin, with protein MVNPIQPGSKAPDFEAPTHTGGKLRLSDYRGKIVVLYFYPRAMTPGCTREGRRFSELSEEFAKLNAVIIGVSTDPPERNKRFAEKEGFKGVILVSDTDGKIAEAYGVLRKKKRISAERATFIIDPDGVVRKVLVNVRPAEKHADLALEAVRELAGGQAS; from the coding sequence ATGGTTAACCCTATCCAGCCCGGCTCGAAGGCTCCCGACTTCGAGGCGCCAACCCATACGGGTGGCAAGCTAAGGCTCAGCGACTACAGGGGCAAGATAGTAGTGTTGTACTTCTATCCGAGGGCAATGACTCCGGGATGCACCAGGGAGGGCCGCCGCTTCAGCGAACTCTCAGAGGAGTTCGCCAAGCTAAACGCGGTCATCATAGGGGTCTCCACCGACCCGCCAGAGAGGAACAAGAGATTCGCCGAGAAGGAGGGCTTCAAGGGAGTAATACTCGTAAGCGACACAGACGGCAAGATAGCTGAAGCCTACGGGGTCCTAAGGAAGAAAAAGAGGATCTCCGCGGAGCGGGCGACCTTCATAATAGACCCTGACGGGGTAGTACGCAAGGTTCTAGTCAATGTAAGGCCAGCCGAGAAACACGCCGACCTAGCCCTAGAAGCCGTTAGGGAGCTCGCAGGAGGCCAAGCTTCATAG
- a CDS encoding spermidine/putrescine ABC transporter substrate-binding protein, which translates to MSKAAVAGILVVVIIILAGIGYLYYAKPEQRVLKVLNYSEYIDPTVLEDFEKEYGVKVVYDEYEAAEEAWAKLKAGGAGYDVIITAHSYVGLARQQGLLHPLDKSKLPNLVNLDPRIASHPADPEQKYAVPYMWGTTGIGYVKTCVKEPPRTWKQFYNASYLSQYPGKVSLLSEFSETVMTAMIALGYDPSVRENWNDQVMKQVENLLLSVKPYIVGLYGASQYMPELQNEHICLALAWSGDILVVQEENPNVEFVNPSDGALFWVDFMVIPRDAKHVNEALEFINFMMRPDIAARNVKAVWYASALKKSLILKIAEENNDEELLEILNNPLVYPPPDTKLIPSPVLDEEMSSYVETIRLHVMGG; encoded by the coding sequence ATGAGCAAGGCCGCGGTAGCCGGGATACTGGTGGTCGTAATAATCATCTTAGCCGGCATCGGATACCTATATTATGCCAAGCCGGAGCAGCGGGTCCTGAAGGTACTCAACTACAGCGAGTACATCGATCCAACGGTGCTAGAAGACTTCGAGAAGGAGTACGGCGTCAAAGTGGTATATGACGAGTATGAGGCCGCCGAGGAGGCATGGGCCAAGCTAAAGGCCGGAGGAGCTGGGTACGACGTCATAATAACGGCTCACTCCTACGTGGGGCTGGCAAGGCAACAGGGACTCCTCCACCCGCTAGACAAGTCGAAGCTGCCCAACCTAGTAAACCTAGACCCACGGATAGCGTCGCACCCGGCGGACCCGGAGCAGAAGTATGCGGTACCCTATATGTGGGGGACAACCGGTATAGGCTATGTGAAGACGTGCGTCAAGGAGCCGCCCAGGACATGGAAGCAATTCTATAACGCGTCGTATCTTTCACAGTATCCCGGGAAAGTCTCGTTGCTGAGCGAGTTCTCGGAGACAGTGATGACTGCCATGATAGCCCTCGGCTATGATCCAAGCGTTAGGGAGAACTGGAACGACCAGGTTATGAAGCAGGTGGAGAACCTTCTCCTTTCTGTGAAGCCATACATAGTAGGCCTATACGGCGCCTCCCAGTACATGCCGGAGCTCCAGAACGAGCACATATGCCTAGCGCTCGCATGGAGCGGCGATATACTTGTTGTCCAGGAAGAGAACCCTAATGTCGAGTTCGTTAACCCGAGTGACGGGGCCCTGTTCTGGGTCGATTTCATGGTCATACCAAGGGATGCAAAGCACGTCAACGAGGCCCTGGAGTTCATCAACTTCATGATGCGCCCGGACATAGCGGCTAGAAACGTGAAGGCGGTCTGGTATGCGTCGGCTCTCAAGAAGAGCCTGATCCTAAAGATAGCCGAGGAAAATAATGACGAGGAGCTACTTGAGATCCTAAACAACCCCCTAGTATACCCACCGCCAGACACCAAACTCATCCCAAGCCCGGTACTAGACGAGGAGATGTCGAGCTACGTAGAGACCATTAGGCTACACGTCATGGGAGGCTAG
- a CDS encoding ABC transporter ATP-binding protein, protein MPGVEVYAEKITKTYKRVTALREVTLKARRGHITTLLGPSGCGKTTLLKVIAGLEKPTSGKIYFDGEDVTSQPPEKRNIGFVFQDLALFPHLNVYENIAFGLRIRRYSDAEIKRRVYDTLELVGLDPGEFASRRINELSGGQQQRVALARALVIEPAVLLLDEPFAHLDYKIKQRLLLELKRIQRETMTTVIYVTHDQNEAMAVSHEIAVMRDGMILQVGAPEEVYESPRSAFVASFFGEANVLPLGDGRFLVVRPERVKVNPERADVEYEGVVEDVIFQGPLLRLEVRVNGKMIKVIMPRNGGRFKPGAQVRVGWRLDDARVVSE, encoded by the coding sequence TTGCCGGGGGTAGAGGTATACGCGGAAAAGATAACAAAGACCTATAAGAGGGTCACAGCGTTAAGAGAGGTCACCCTGAAGGCTAGGAGGGGCCACATAACCACGCTCCTCGGCCCCAGTGGCTGCGGGAAGACAACACTCCTAAAAGTGATAGCGGGCCTCGAAAAACCAACCAGTGGAAAGATCTACTTCGACGGCGAAGACGTCACGAGCCAGCCGCCCGAGAAGAGGAACATAGGCTTCGTATTCCAGGACCTAGCACTGTTCCCCCATCTAAACGTGTATGAGAACATAGCCTTCGGGCTGAGAATAAGGCGTTATAGCGATGCCGAGATAAAGAGACGGGTATATGATACACTAGAGCTAGTGGGGCTTGACCCCGGGGAGTTCGCGTCCCGGAGAATAAACGAGCTCAGCGGCGGGCAGCAGCAGAGGGTCGCCCTGGCCAGGGCACTAGTGATAGAGCCAGCAGTCCTATTGCTAGACGAGCCCTTCGCCCACCTAGACTACAAGATAAAACAGAGGCTACTCCTCGAATTGAAGAGGATCCAGAGGGAGACGATGACCACAGTAATCTACGTTACACACGATCAAAACGAGGCAATGGCTGTAAGCCACGAGATAGCCGTTATGAGGGATGGCATGATACTACAGGTGGGGGCGCCAGAGGAGGTATATGAGAGTCCGCGGTCGGCTTTCGTAGCTTCCTTCTTCGGCGAGGCGAATGTCCTGCCCCTAGGTGATGGAAGGTTCCTCGTTGTAAGGCCGGAGCGCGTGAAAGTGAACCCGGAGCGGGCCGACGTCGAATACGAGGGCGTCGTGGAGGATGTCATATTCCAGGGCCCGCTCCTGCGGCTAGAGGTGAGAGTCAACGGGAAGATGATTAAGGTAATCATGCCCAGGAATGGCGGCCGGTTCAAGCCAGGCGCCCAAGTAAGGGTGGGATGGCGCCTGGACGATGCCAGGGTGGTAAGCGAGTGA
- a CDS encoding ABC transporter permease, with translation MKPSLAIIPLLIFLLVFFYAPFAILAYQSFTGVGGGLTLENYLAIVRDPSYTRIVFYSIMIASETTLVTLALAYPVAYYVAKVSTGREKILLLALLLTPFWVDVLLRSLAIKTVIYTIGLKEGFHAMMLGMIYEYFPIMLLPLFASLSRIPDNVLEAARVLGASTRDLVSRVVIPLTLPGIIAGSLLVLLMSMTEFVIPTLLGGKSGFTVGSLIYYLFLSGGMWGVGAALAVVITLALMVAAFAVARRTGEDML, from the coding sequence GTGAAACCCTCCCTGGCAATCATACCGCTACTCATCTTCCTCCTCGTATTCTTCTACGCGCCTTTCGCTATACTGGCTTATCAGAGCTTCACGGGAGTGGGCGGAGGGCTAACCCTGGAGAACTACTTGGCTATAGTGAGGGATCCCTCCTATACGAGGATAGTATTCTATAGTATAATGATCGCCTCCGAGACAACGCTCGTAACCCTAGCCCTTGCATACCCCGTGGCATACTATGTGGCAAAGGTGTCTACCGGGCGGGAGAAGATACTCTTGCTAGCGCTCCTACTAACCCCCTTCTGGGTAGACGTGTTGCTCCGATCCCTTGCGATCAAGACAGTGATATACACGATAGGCTTGAAGGAGGGGTTCCATGCTATGATGCTAGGCATGATCTATGAGTACTTCCCTATAATGCTCCTCCCCTTGTTCGCCTCGCTATCAAGAATACCAGACAACGTGCTAGAGGCCGCTAGGGTCCTAGGCGCATCGACTAGAGACCTCGTATCAAGGGTGGTAATCCCCTTAACACTGCCGGGGATAATCGCCGGGTCACTCCTAGTACTGCTAATGTCTATGACCGAGTTCGTCATACCAACACTCCTCGGAGGGAAGTCCGGGTTCACCGTTGGAAGCCTCATCTACTATCTCTTCCTAAGCGGGGGCATGTGGGGCGTGGGCGCTGCCCTCGCAGTAGTAATAACGCTGGCTCTCATGGTAGCCGCGTTTGCCGTTGCTAGGAGGACGGGGGAGGATATGCTATGA